One Nostoc punctiforme PCC 73102 DNA window includes the following coding sequences:
- a CDS encoding DUF6887 family protein — MTDRNLAAMSREQLRDYVKKHPQDQAAFQTYMDRLQNEPGIEITSMDQFEQLVRERIRQSQNE, encoded by the coding sequence ATGACCGATAGAAATCTTGCTGCAATGAGTAGAGAACAATTAAGAGACTACGTGAAAAAACATCCACAAGACCAGGCTGCTTTCCAAACGTACATGGACAGGCTACAAAATGAACCTGGTATTGAAATAACTTCAATGGATCAATTTGAGCAGCTAGTCCGCGAGAGAATTAGACAATCTCAAAATGAATGA
- a CDS encoding quinone-dependent dihydroorotate dehydrogenase, whose product MDIYKFAISPLLFNVVKTDPEWLHQQTIRSFSWLSQTPTSWANQRLQKSLSLYDSHLEQKLFGLNFPNPVGLAAGFDKDGVAAGIWSNLGFGFAELGTVTFHAQPGNPRPRLFRLPLDKAALNRMGFNNLGAAAMATRLVQEKQESTNLIPIGINLGKSKVTPLEEAAQDYLDSFRLLKDLGDYFVVNVSSPNTPGLRSLQDASMLSAILNLLQQENTTHKPIFVKIAPDLDWVAIAEIISLAKTYNLAGIIATNTTIRRDGLKTQVINQTGKSPQEEAGGISGEPLRDRSTEVIRFIWQQTQGEIPIIGVGGIFSPEDAWEKITAGASLIQVYTGWIYEGPLMVRRILEGLLSKLEQNGFNSIREAVGLEIKSKK is encoded by the coding sequence ATGGATATTTATAAATTTGCAATTAGTCCGCTTTTGTTCAATGTGGTAAAAACAGACCCAGAGTGGTTACACCAGCAGACGATTCGCAGTTTTAGCTGGCTATCACAAACCCCTACTAGTTGGGCAAACCAACGCCTACAAAAATCTTTATCTCTGTACGATTCGCACCTAGAACAAAAGTTGTTTGGGCTAAATTTCCCAAATCCAGTAGGATTAGCAGCTGGGTTTGACAAGGATGGAGTAGCTGCTGGTATTTGGTCTAATCTGGGTTTTGGCTTTGCAGAACTAGGAACTGTAACTTTTCACGCACAACCAGGAAATCCGCGTCCCCGTTTGTTTCGCTTACCGTTGGATAAAGCCGCTCTCAATCGTATGGGCTTTAACAATCTCGGTGCAGCAGCAATGGCAACCCGTTTGGTACAGGAAAAACAGGAGTCTACCAACTTAATACCCATAGGGATAAATTTGGGTAAATCTAAGGTAACTCCTCTAGAAGAAGCCGCACAAGATTATCTCGATAGTTTTCGCCTACTCAAGGATTTGGGAGATTATTTTGTTGTTAATGTCTCTTCCCCTAATACGCCGGGGTTGCGATCGCTCCAAGATGCTTCTATGCTCAGTGCCATCTTGAATTTATTACAACAAGAAAACACTACACATAAACCAATTTTTGTCAAGATAGCGCCAGATTTAGATTGGGTTGCGATCGCTGAAATTATTTCTTTGGCTAAAACCTACAATTTGGCGGGAATTATCGCCACCAATACCACCATCCGCCGTGATGGACTGAAAACCCAGGTAATTAACCAAACTGGCAAATCACCTCAAGAAGAAGCTGGCGGAATTAGCGGTGAACCATTGCGCGATCGCTCCACTGAGGTAATTCGTTTTATTTGGCAGCAAACCCAAGGAGAAATTCCAATTATTGGCGTTGGTGGCATTTTTTCCCCAGAGGATGCTTGGGAAAAAATTACTGCTGGTGCTAGTTTAATCCAGGTTTATACTGGCTGGATTTACGAAGGCCCACTGATGGTACGCCGGATTCTAGAAGGTTTACTTTCCAAGCTAGAACAAAACGGATTCAATTCCATCAGAGAAGCTGTGGGCTTAGAAATAAAAAGTAAAAAGTAA